The proteins below are encoded in one region of Pantoea sp. At-9b:
- the cybB gene encoding cytochrome b561, producing MQNKFAPSQVFLHWLTFLLVVTAYCTMEFRGLATRGSWQGFAMIIGHFSAGSCVLVLMLSRVLLRFRHRSPAIVPKPPHWQTGLAHLMHLALYLFFIVLPILGILSRFYLGRTWWLFGIPMPVSSDPDPDFSDTLSGWHETLAPYGYWLVGLHAVAALVHHYLIKDNTLLRMMPARRSR from the coding sequence ATGCAGAATAAATTCGCCCCTTCGCAGGTTTTTCTTCACTGGCTGACATTTTTGCTGGTGGTCACCGCGTATTGCACCATGGAATTTCGCGGCCTGGCGACGCGCGGTTCCTGGCAGGGGTTTGCCATGATTATTGGCCATTTCAGTGCGGGCAGTTGCGTGCTGGTATTGATGTTGTCCCGCGTGTTGTTGCGTTTTCGTCATCGCAGCCCGGCCATCGTCCCTAAACCACCCCACTGGCAAACCGGGCTGGCGCATTTGATGCATCTGGCGCTGTATCTGTTTTTTATCGTGCTGCCGATTCTTGGCATTTTGTCGCGCTTCTATCTTGGCCGCACCTGGTGGCTGTTTGGCATCCCGATGCCGGTCAGCAGCGATCCCGATCCTGATTTTTCGGATACCCTCAGCGGCTGGCACGAAACCCTCGCCCCTTACGGCTACTGGCTGGTGGGCTTACACGCGGTTGCCGCGCTGGTTCATCATTACCTGATCAAAGACAACACCCTGCTGCGCATGATGCCCGCACGTCGTTCACGTTGA
- a CDS encoding class I SAM-dependent methyltransferase, producing the protein MTSPLPFLDNLLAQHALSGAVALAFEQQLFDFLTHPADASQVANHFGWQPEPVEHWLRLLWSGELLQRHQAEYQTMPTAQPYLCHSGARYIGDAWHYRQQLLQQFARKLPELLKRNTPGWQDPLEIETAWADAAMSQIAQEQRALSGDTACAIASELADFQRPARLLDMGGGPGLITVALAERFPQLSGVVLDLPKTASVAQQNIERAGLRGRFCARSQLPENEQVDIIWCSSLLYFVEDRQAMLQQLYRRLKPGGLLISAHAEVPADPAEARRVLPFFTPLMMRGYTVTQQGELGAELQQAGFTLEAIQRMQPFPMSPLDVQLARKART; encoded by the coding sequence ATGACTTCCCCGTTACCTTTTCTCGATAACCTGCTGGCGCAACATGCCCTGAGTGGCGCGGTGGCGCTGGCTTTTGAGCAACAGCTGTTCGATTTTCTGACTCATCCGGCGGATGCCTCACAAGTGGCAAACCATTTTGGCTGGCAGCCTGAACCGGTGGAGCACTGGCTGCGCCTGCTGTGGAGCGGTGAATTGTTGCAACGCCATCAGGCGGAATACCAGACCATGCCAACGGCGCAACCGTATCTGTGCCACAGCGGAGCACGGTATATCGGTGATGCCTGGCATTATCGTCAGCAACTGTTGCAGCAATTCGCCCGCAAACTGCCTGAGCTGCTGAAACGCAATACGCCCGGCTGGCAGGACCCGTTGGAGATTGAAACCGCCTGGGCGGATGCGGCGATGAGCCAGATTGCCCAGGAACAACGGGCGCTGAGTGGCGACACCGCCTGTGCCATCGCCAGTGAGCTGGCCGATTTTCAACGTCCGGCGCGCTTGCTGGATATGGGCGGCGGACCTGGCCTGATTACCGTCGCTTTAGCGGAGCGTTTCCCGCAACTGTCCGGCGTGGTGCTCGATCTGCCGAAAACCGCCAGCGTGGCACAGCAGAATATCGAACGTGCAGGACTACGTGGACGCTTCTGCGCCCGCTCACAACTGCCGGAGAACGAACAGGTCGACATCATCTGGTGCTCATCCTTGTTGTATTTTGTTGAGGACCGTCAGGCGATGTTGCAGCAGTTGTACCGCCGTCTGAAACCGGGCGGATTGTTAATCAGTGCGCATGCTGAAGTGCCCGCCGACCCGGCGGAAGCGCGTCGGGTGCTACCGTTCTTCACGCCATTGATGATGCGCGGTTACACTGTCACGCAACAAGGCGAGTTGGGCGCAGAATTGCAGCAAGCAGGCTTCACCCTCGAAGCCATCCAGCGTATGCAGCCTTTCCCCATGTCACCGCTGGATGTGCAGCTGGCACGTAAAGCTAGAACGTGA
- a CDS encoding MarR family winged helix-turn-helix transcriptional regulator, with the protein MADHVDFVTQQWASAMPELDASSMAVFGRMLRIMKHLAKTRGEALAPFGFHEGEFDVLATLRRAGSPFCLSPTQLYKSLLVTSGAMTHRLNRLEQVGLITRVADPADKRSMLVTLTAAGQEKIEQALQVHTQTQNTLLAALQPAQQQQLSALLSQLLSRCEQET; encoded by the coding sequence GTGGCGGACCACGTTGATTTCGTGACACAACAATGGGCCAGCGCCATGCCGGAGCTGGATGCATCCTCAATGGCCGTGTTTGGCCGGATGCTGCGCATTATGAAACATCTGGCGAAAACGCGAGGCGAGGCGCTGGCTCCGTTTGGTTTTCACGAGGGGGAATTTGATGTGCTGGCGACGCTACGCCGCGCGGGTAGTCCCTTCTGCTTATCACCAACCCAGCTGTATAAATCGCTGCTGGTCACTTCGGGCGCGATGACCCATCGGCTGAATCGGTTGGAACAGGTCGGGCTGATTACCCGCGTGGCCGATCCCGCGGACAAACGCAGCATGCTGGTGACCTTAACCGCTGCCGGACAGGAGAAAATTGAGCAGGCCTTGCAGGTACATACCCAAACGCAAAATACCTTACTGGCGGCACTGCAACCCGCACAACAGCAGCAGTTGTCGGCGCTGCTCAGCCAATTGCTCAGCCGTTGCGAGCAGGAAACGTAA
- a CDS encoding helix-turn-helix domain-containing protein: protein MQDKPNGDDTPWVEHQPGMGVFRSRQFTLSGGMRLVQSDYQPLNALAESSRPGGSSPQLVLTFGLRGSSRFRADSGCEVLFHAGHLTVTSFQHSSGERLYRAGERVQQLRLVLNADSALHYLGAETADRLLRQPQLKRHLFSPFGGATAAQLNEVQADPLLREIQALNLLALHRHQLQPQTSAPKKVHPRDLERLEQAHNWMLAHLAEPFTLATVALAVGLSDYQLKKGFQQHFGCTPGDKLLALRMQKAHQLLEEGYQVAQAAWQVGYQHPRNFSVAFQRYFGRPASQVAGRGKST, encoded by the coding sequence ATGCAAGACAAGCCAAACGGCGATGACACGCCCTGGGTTGAACATCAACCGGGTATGGGTGTTTTTCGTTCGCGCCAGTTCACGCTGTCCGGCGGGATGCGCCTGGTGCAGTCTGACTATCAACCCCTGAACGCGCTGGCAGAAAGCTCGCGTCCTGGCGGTAGCTCGCCGCAGCTGGTGCTGACCTTTGGCTTACGTGGCAGTTCGCGTTTTCGCGCTGACAGTGGTTGTGAGGTGTTGTTTCATGCCGGTCATCTCACCGTCACCAGCTTTCAGCACAGCAGTGGCGAACGTCTCTATCGCGCCGGAGAACGGGTGCAGCAGTTACGTCTGGTTCTCAACGCCGACAGCGCACTGCATTATCTGGGCGCAGAGACCGCCGACAGGTTGCTGCGACAGCCGCAACTGAAGCGTCATCTGTTCAGCCCTTTTGGTGGGGCCACCGCCGCCCAACTTAACGAGGTGCAGGCCGATCCGCTGCTGCGCGAGATTCAGGCGTTAAACCTGCTGGCGCTTCATCGTCATCAACTGCAACCGCAGACGTCTGCGCCGAAGAAAGTCCATCCGCGGGATCTTGAGCGGCTTGAACAGGCGCATAACTGGATGCTGGCGCATCTGGCCGAACCCTTTACCTTGGCGACGGTGGCGCTGGCCGTTGGACTCAGTGATTACCAGTTAAAAAAAGGTTTTCAGCAACATTTTGGCTGCACGCCGGGTGATAAGTTACTGGCGCTGCGTATGCAAAAAGCGCATCAGTTGCTGGAGGAAGGGTATCAGGTCGCTCAGGCGGCATGGCAGGTGGGCTATCAGCATCCACGCAATTTCAGCGTGGCGTTTCAACGCTACTTTGGACGCCCGGCCAGTCAGGTTGCCGGGCGTGGCAAATCAACGTGA
- a CDS encoding NUDIX hydrolase — protein MSPKIGVGVLIFRHGKLLLGRRKGSHGAGDWAAPGGHLEFGETPEACARRETEEETGLQLAALQNGAFVSDVFPDVQKHYITLFMVAHSAQGEPQCLEPEKCEGWQWFAPDALPAPLFAPLRTLIERDGLAALQPEHHH, from the coding sequence ATGTCCCCTAAAATTGGTGTCGGTGTGCTGATTTTCCGTCACGGCAAATTATTGCTGGGGCGGCGCAAAGGTAGTCATGGCGCGGGCGACTGGGCGGCACCTGGCGGTCACCTGGAGTTTGGTGAAACGCCAGAGGCGTGCGCGCGGCGGGAGACAGAGGAAGAAACCGGTTTACAGTTGGCAGCGCTGCAAAACGGCGCTTTTGTCAGCGATGTGTTCCCGGACGTACAGAAGCACTACATCACGCTGTTTATGGTGGCGCACAGTGCGCAGGGGGAGCCGCAATGTCTCGAACCTGAGAAATGCGAAGGTTGGCAGTGGTTTGCCCCGGATGCGTTACCGGCACCGCTGTTTGCCCCTCTGCGCACCTTGATTGAGCGCGATGGTCTGGCGGCGTTACAGCCGGAGCATCATCACTGA
- a CDS encoding MFS transporter yields MKRTLPAIGLFTFMVFMVGLNLRPVMAAIGPLFTRLQQDSHLSATQISLLTTLPVIMMGLAALAGPLLLRSLGEIRGIASGLILLVLACLARGVSQQALMLIASALLAGVGIGLIQALMPALIKRRFTAHAGTLMALFTTGIMAGAALAAASAAPLAAGGGLALTLVLPVLPALLALLLWRQMLRTTAPVAPPQRVPGIPPLRTWLLLIFFGIGTGAYTLVLAWLPPFYQQHGWSAQQSGYLLGALTLTEVVAGFVLSALIHRFPDRRRPLLAVLLLILGGLISLMVLGGTQAWLPTLLLGLGIGALFPLSLIVTLDHAQTAEQAGRLLSLVQGGGYLLAALMPLIAGMVRDHAASFDSAWAMMSVGIVLLMGMAVRLRPGLVT; encoded by the coding sequence GTGAAACGTACCTTACCTGCAATCGGCTTGTTTACCTTCATGGTTTTTATGGTCGGCCTCAATCTCAGACCGGTAATGGCCGCAATCGGTCCGCTGTTCACCCGGCTACAACAGGATAGCCACCTGAGTGCGACCCAAATCAGTCTGCTCACCACCTTACCGGTGATCATGATGGGTCTGGCCGCGCTGGCGGGTCCATTGTTGCTGCGGTCGCTGGGTGAGATCAGAGGCATTGCCAGTGGCTTAATCCTGCTGGTACTGGCTTGCCTGGCACGCGGCGTTAGCCAGCAGGCGCTGATGCTCATCGCCAGCGCGTTACTGGCCGGGGTTGGCATCGGATTGATTCAGGCGCTGATGCCTGCGTTGATCAAACGGCGCTTTACGGCACATGCCGGTACGCTGATGGCGCTGTTTACCACCGGGATTATGGCCGGTGCGGCGTTGGCGGCGGCCAGTGCCGCACCGCTGGCCGCTGGTGGGGGATTAGCATTGACGCTGGTATTACCGGTACTGCCTGCGTTATTGGCTTTATTGCTGTGGCGTCAGATGTTACGTACTACCGCACCAGTGGCGCCACCGCAACGCGTGCCGGGGATCCCTCCGCTGCGCACCTGGCTGTTGCTGATCTTCTTCGGCATTGGCACCGGGGCTTATACCCTGGTGCTGGCGTGGTTGCCGCCGTTTTATCAACAACATGGCTGGAGTGCACAGCAAAGCGGCTATTTGCTCGGCGCATTGACGCTCACGGAGGTGGTGGCCGGGTTTGTGCTTTCGGCGTTGATCCATCGTTTTCCCGATCGTCGCCGTCCTTTACTGGCGGTGCTGTTGCTGATCCTCGGCGGTTTAATCAGCCTGATGGTGCTGGGCGGCACGCAGGCCTGGCTGCCCACGTTGTTGCTGGGATTGGGTATCGGCGCGCTGTTTCCGTTATCGCTGATTGTCACCCTCGACCATGCACAAACGGCGGAACAGGCCGGTAGATTGTTGTCGTTGGTGCAGGGCGGAGGTTATCTGCTGGCTGCCTTGATGCCGTTGATCGCCGGGATGGTACGCGATCATGCCGCCTCCTTTGACAGCGCCTGGGCAATGATGAGTGTCGGGATTGTGCTGCTGATGGGGATGGCCGTGCGTCTGCGTCCCGGGTTGGTGACCTGA
- a CDS encoding DUF1543 domain-containing protein, whose translation MNLFMFYVGGNAGKSNIEVHDIQFVAAEQPEDAWPALREAWFGDADKIHVDGYARIVWADGYRVSLLPEPASGSERLFFVNAGAYHPSTLAELHAFDLFVAQDVAQAKAKGLKQLLKGADHQHKDNLKDVDDCLLLDKIGNLYVHLTPDEHGKPFLPEWQGYQPIGVA comes from the coding sequence ATGAACCTGTTTATGTTTTATGTCGGTGGCAACGCCGGAAAATCGAATATTGAAGTTCATGATATTCAGTTTGTGGCGGCTGAACAGCCGGAGGATGCCTGGCCAGCGCTGCGCGAAGCCTGGTTTGGCGATGCGGACAAAATTCATGTTGATGGCTATGCACGTATCGTCTGGGCAGATGGCTATCGCGTATCATTGTTGCCCGAACCGGCCAGCGGTAGCGAGCGCCTGTTTTTTGTGAATGCCGGTGCTTACCATCCTTCAACGCTGGCGGAGCTGCATGCCTTTGATTTGTTTGTGGCTCAGGACGTCGCACAGGCTAAAGCAAAAGGACTGAAGCAGTTGCTGAAGGGAGCGGATCACCAGCACAAGGACAATCTGAAAGATGTGGATGATTGCCTGTTGCTGGACAAGATCGGTAACCTGTATGTGCATCTGACCCCGGATGAACATGGCAAACCGTTTCTGCCGGAGTGGCAGGGATATCAGCCGATCGGGGTTGCATAA